The following proteins come from a genomic window of unidentified bacterial endosymbiont:
- a CDS encoding AMIN domain-containing protein — MMTYARKLALLLFTLWAVLVISVVFITLQRTHRNLTDLRGNLILQRLLKLPQQLLAPPRATLTSHQVSPLLSQAGEGVGSLAETHSVAVQQPPGTALPNTSQLPVAASITSAGAPTVSTLQQISTSRSGTDWYYRLKTTVELSDYRQFTLTAPARWVLDLPGCWQIQDTKAQHFSKGPVQSIVVGYHPQHLRVVFWIKKGVSIPVITLEAGQLVIKFTASPATLPQSTGT, encoded by the coding sequence ATGATGACTTATGCCAGAAAACTTGCCTTGTTACTGTTTACCCTCTGGGCGGTGTTGGTCATCTCCGTGGTCTTCATCACGCTGCAGAGAACCCATAGAAATTTAACTGATTTGCGGGGGAATCTGATTTTGCAACGGTTGCTAAAGCTACCCCAGCAGCTATTGGCCCCCCCACGGGCCACTCTGACGAGTCACCAGGTCTCGCCGCTCCTGTCGCAGGCGGGGGAGGGAGTTGGGTCCCTAGCGGAGACTCACTCTGTAGCAGTTCAGCAACCCCCCGGGACCGCGCTCCCCAACACCAGCCAGTTGCCGGTGGCTGCATCCATAACCTCAGCGGGGGCGCCCACTGTTTCGACGCTACAGCAGATCAGTACCAGTCGGTCAGGCACCGATTGGTACTATCGGCTCAAGACTACTGTTGAGCTCTCGGACTATCGCCAGTTTACCTTAACAGCGCCAGCACGTTGGGTGCTGGATCTTCCAGGCTGTTGGCAGATACAAGACACGAAAGCGCAGCATTTTTCCAAAGGTCCCGTGCAGAGCATTGTGGTGGGCTACCATCCGCAGCACTTAAGGGTGGTCTTCTGGATTAAAAAAGGGGTGTCAATCCCGGTGATCACCCTAGAGGCAGGACAATTAGTGATTAAGTTTACGGCATCGCCGGCGACACTGCCCCAAAGCACGGGAACTTAG
- the cysS gene encoding cysteine--tRNA ligase, with product MLTIYNSLSRQKEPFKPLKAKQIALYVCGVTVYDHCHIGHGRTFVVFDMVVRTLRYLGYSVHYVRNITDIDDKIIQRAAERGEPCDALTQRMVDVMHQDFAALNIQPPDQEPRATQHIPQMLQLIQQLLDRDHAYIAANGDVLFSVASYPTYGRLSQQPLEQRQAGARVDNLADKHDPFDFVLWKPAKAGEPAWDSPWGAGRPGWHIECSAMNSHYLGSHFDIHGGGADLLFPHHDNEIAQSCCAQETPYVNYWMHSGMVMVDQEKMAKSLGNFLTIREVLAQYDPETVRYFLLSAHYRSPLSYSPAPLQQARAALERLYTALRELEQVPVSETESVDPAWETPFQQAMSDDFNVPQAYAVLFALAHEIHRTKRHDPQQARHLANTLRCLGGVLGLLQQDAATFLQGRPTMDAEIVEQIEQLMAQRQQAREQSDWPAADRAREQLTALGITLQDGPQGTTWQQKR from the coding sequence ATGTTAACTATTTATAACAGTCTAAGTCGCCAAAAAGAGCCGTTTAAACCCCTGAAAGCTAAGCAGATTGCCCTCTATGTCTGTGGTGTGACGGTCTATGATCACTGCCACATTGGACATGGTCGTACCTTTGTAGTCTTCGATATGGTGGTACGCACCCTGCGTTATCTAGGCTACTCCGTACACTATGTTCGCAATATCACCGATATTGATGATAAGATCATTCAGCGGGCGGCAGAGCGGGGAGAGCCCTGTGACGCGTTAACACAACGGATGGTCGACGTGATGCATCAGGACTTTGCGGCGCTGAATATTCAGCCGCCGGATCAGGAGCCCCGGGCGACCCAGCATATTCCACAGATGCTGCAGCTGATTCAGCAATTATTAGACCGTGATCACGCTTATATCGCTGCCAATGGCGATGTGCTGTTCTCGGTGGCGAGTTATCCCACTTATGGGCGGTTATCCCAACAACCGCTTGAACAGCGGCAAGCAGGCGCCCGAGTTGATAATCTTGCTGATAAACACGATCCTTTTGACTTTGTCTTATGGAAACCCGCCAAAGCTGGGGAGCCCGCTTGGGACTCTCCCTGGGGAGCAGGCCGCCCAGGGTGGCATATTGAGTGTTCAGCGATGAACAGCCACTACTTAGGAAGCCATTTTGATATTCATGGTGGTGGTGCCGATTTACTATTTCCCCATCACGACAATGAGATAGCCCAGTCCTGCTGCGCCCAAGAGACCCCCTATGTCAACTACTGGATGCACAGTGGGATGGTGATGGTGGATCAGGAGAAAATGGCCAAATCACTCGGGAATTTTTTGACTATCCGTGAAGTACTAGCCCAGTACGATCCAGAGACCGTGCGCTACTTTTTGTTATCTGCCCACTATCGCAGCCCATTAAGTTATAGCCCAGCGCCTCTGCAACAAGCGCGGGCTGCCTTAGAGCGCCTGTACACAGCCCTGCGTGAGCTAGAACAGGTTCCAGTCAGTGAAACCGAGTCCGTCGATCCAGCTTGGGAGACGCCCTTTCAGCAAGCGATGTCCGATGATTTTAATGTGCCACAAGCCTATGCCGTGCTGTTTGCACTGGCCCATGAGATCCATCGAACCAAGCGTCACGATCCGCAGCAAGCACGGCACTTGGCCAACACATTGCGCTGCCTAGGTGGCGTGTTGGGGTTATTACAGCAAGATGCTGCGACTTTTTTACAGGGGAGGCCCACTATGGACGCTGAGATTGTTGAACAGATTGAACAGTTGATGGCCCAACGGCAGCAAGCCCGTGAACAGAGCGATTGGCCTGCTGCCGATCGTGCACGAGAGCAATTAACTGCCTTAGGGATCACCCTACAGGACGGCCCTCAAGGGACGACGTGGCAGCAGAAGCGATAA
- a CDS encoding type II toxin-antitoxin system Phd/YefM family antitoxin yields the protein MHTVNIHEAKTHLSRLIEQAAQGESFIIAKAGKPLVKVMPLQASTAKIRRLGFMSGQFTVPDDFDHLGGRDIEQLFGSE from the coding sequence ATGCACACCGTGAATATTCATGAGGCTAAAACGCATTTATCACGCTTGATTGAACAGGCTGCCCAGGGAGAGTCTTTTATCATTGCTAAAGCGGGAAAACCGTTGGTAAAAGTGATGCCATTGCAAGCATCAACAGCGAAAATCCGTAGGCTAGGTTTTATGTCTGGGCAGTTCACCGTCCCTGATGATTTTGATCACCTGGGCGGTCGTGACATTGAACAGTTATTTGGCAGCGAATGA
- a CDS encoding type II toxin-antitoxin system VapC family toxin yields the protein MKWLLDTHLLLWAAAEPQKLPMTAQKLLNDPQYTLIFSAVSLWEVAIKSALGRADFQVDARLLRRGLLDNGYQELVMTSLHAVTITSLPAIHRDPFDRLLIAQSMAEGITLLTVDPVVAQYPGSIQQV from the coding sequence ATGAAATGGTTGCTAGATACTCACCTGTTGCTATGGGCCGCAGCAGAGCCTCAGAAGCTGCCCATGACTGCTCAAAAGCTGCTCAATGATCCCCAGTATACCCTGATTTTCAGCGCTGTCAGTTTATGGGAGGTGGCCATTAAAAGTGCGTTGGGAAGAGCAGATTTTCAAGTCGATGCTCGGTTGCTGCGCCGTGGGCTACTAGATAACGGCTATCAGGAGCTAGTCATGACCAGCTTGCATGCAGTCACTATCACTTCTCTGCCAGCGATTCATCGAGATCCATTCGACCGACTGTTAATCGCACAATCTATGGCGGAGGGGATAACCCTGCTGACGGTAGATCCCGTGGTGGCCCAGTATCCTGGATCTATTCAGCAAGTATGA
- a CDS encoding type II toxin-antitoxin system Phd/YefM family antitoxin has translation MLLERADQAISSTELQKNTRWLLDRMANGQQDRYVVIRDNRPTACYEALIDELEDLRIDAVARERLVAIDQVTLLSHADLLARLGSAG, from the coding sequence ATGTTACTTGAGCGTGCTGACCAAGCTATCTCTTCCACTGAACTTCAAAAGAATACCCGCTGGCTACTGGATCGGATGGCTAATGGTCAGCAGGATCGCTATGTAGTCATTCGGGATAATCGGCCAACGGCCTGCTATGAAGCACTCATTGATGAGCTAGAGGATCTACGTATTGATGCAGTGGCACGTGAACGACTCGTGGCCATTGACCAAGTGACACTGCTGTCTCATGCCGATCTGCTGGCGCGACTTGGCAGTGCTGGTTGA